In Flavobacterium sp. GSB-24, the genomic window TGCATGCATAAAAGGCATTGTTTCTATATAACATTTTTCGAAACCAAAATCCTTTGCTTGCTCTAAACACTTTTCCATCATTTTGGCTCCAATTCCTAAACCGCGGGTTTTGGGCAGAAAATACATTTTCTGCAATTCGCAGATTTTTGGATCCCCATTTTCCAAAGGCGCAATTCCAGCACAGCCTACAATTTCACCTTCACTTTCTACAACAAAATAGGAAGATTTTGCTTTACTATACTCTTCAAACATTAAATCCAAATAAGGATCTTCGTATGCAGTTCCGACTTTTGGAATCTCCATTTCGTCAAAAACTGATCTAATTAAACTCGCAACTGATTGATTATCTT contains:
- a CDS encoding GNAT family N-acetyltransferase, which codes for MVNWLIRAIEKEDNQSVASLIRSVFDEMEIPKVGTAYEDPYLDLMFEEYSKAKSSYFVVESEGEIVGCAGIAPLENGDPKICELQKMYFLPKTRGLGIGAKMMEKCLEQAKDFGFEKCYIETMPFMHAAQKLYKKSGFEYLDAPLGSTGHCSCPIWMLKVL